One genomic region from Vanacampus margaritifer isolate UIUO_Vmar chromosome 2, RoL_Vmar_1.0, whole genome shotgun sequence encodes:
- the LOC144044791 gene encoding cytokine receptor common subunit gamma-like produces MKVGPVHPLVCCSLLILWAFQSETSDGDVCQNKKSIDNLRPLSSSGQDNDFVDINENENFQCLLYLTNVLNCSWTFPTLLKEAQLHVYFSICDNINTVQPLSLLSEEHSGSTSIALREYEMLYVIVQFNVSLNHTWAVYGYVYNTEMMEVLPPPGNICASLKGVDLAVTWDVPRGRANYPPSCFEYQLDVGNQDKSPITNYQPYYKIQNANPASTYNVRVRSRKNFACLGSQSWSDWSKTITIEPSFYTLNIPVIVTIALGIPMILLTVLLLVRNQRVAQVLYPTIPRPPLKYKYFLEENNTLNFYHPAPSAKYEEEITVVEDTEKQLIKS; encoded by the exons ATGAAGGTTGGCCCGGTTCATCCACTTGTTTGTTGCAGTCTGCtgattctgtgggcctttcaaaGCG AGACCAGCGATGGAGATGTCTGTCAGAATAAAAAATCGATTGATAAT CTCCGCCCGTTGAGTTCCTCAGGACAAGACAATGACTTTGTGGATATTAACGAGAATGAGAATTTTCAATGCCTCCTTTACTTAACAAATGTACTCAACTGCTCATGGACCTTCCCCACTTTACTTAAGGAGGCTCAGCTCCATGTTTATTTCAG CATTTGTGATAATATCAACACAGTTCAGCCCCTTAGTCTCTTGTCTGAAGAACATTCTGGATCAACGTCCATTGCTCTGAGGGAATATGAGATGTTGTACGTCATCGTCCAATTCAATGTGTCCCTGAACCATACATGGGCCGTCTACGGCTATGTGTACAACACCGAAATGATGG AGGTCTTGCCTCCACCTGGAAACATTTGTGCTTCCCTCAAAGGCGTAGACCTTGCGGTGACCTGGGACGTGCCCCGTGGTCGTGCGAACTACCCCCCCTCCTGTTTTGAATACCAGTTGGATGTGGGAAACCAG GACAAATCACCAATCACGAACTACCAGCCGTATTATAAAATCCAAAATGCCAATCCTGCGTCCACCTATAATGTGAGGGTCCGATCCAGGAAAAATTTTGCTTGTTTAGGGTCACAATCATGGAGTGATTGGAGTAAGACTATTA caatagaaccgTCCTTTTACACCCTCAACATCCCAGTAATCGTCACAATTGCACTTGGAATACCCATGATCCTCCTGACTGTGCTGTTGTTAGTCCGCAATCAGAG agtggCACAGGTTCTGTATCCCACAATTCCTCGTCCCCCATTGAAGTACAAATATTTCCTGGAGGAAAACAACACATTGAAT tTTTATCATCCCGCTCCATCTGCAAAGTATGAGGAGGAGATCACAGTGGTGGAGGACACAGAGAAACAGTTGATAAAGTCATAA
- the catip gene encoding ciliogenesis-associated TTC17-interacting protein isoform X1 — MEEPHNVEAPALLPSAATKEDKHGSEMVASEEAVAFLSSIEPVELSKCVFADSLVTMSEGGRDLGRFCVSVEFAHRARQPCMLVHAQSQGAIDDSPCGTTVTAYLTADLEVLEEDHHEYVKLDGHILDKRCHMVECDGEMRIDKVTTDGKEVTRDSVSYSMAALRGLITEGSNFLLMRLIMLRKKVPEHMTFISFDQKLRISCTTFQGLEQQQMDIEGESVEVFGMERIVHSVEESPTTWQCYFLSDGHLASRLQVGSPVTMRLMQLPSHKEEGRNTILIRSFNGLCLCICVFSRFLIAYEKIPLVWEEDIQMRSKFLDRKEELKADHASYLKAHPQIRALISDFLQFLLLKKPNDVFQFAREYFLPFTSNPSLDTS, encoded by the exons ATGGAGGAACCCCATAATGTGGAGGCTCCAGCTCTTCTTCCTTCAGCGGCGACCAAAGAAGACAAGCACGGTTCAGAAATGGTGGCCTCGGAAGAAGCTGTGGCGTTCTTGTCTAGTATTG aGCCCGtggagctgtcaaaatgtgtgtttgcgGACTCTCTGGTGACCATGTCGGAAGGGGGTCGAGACTTGGGGAGGTTCTGCGTGTCAGTGGAATTTGCCCACCGAGCCCGTCAACCATGTATGCTGGTACATGCACAAAGCCAAGGGGCCATCGACGACTCCCCATGTGGAACGACAGTGACAG CCTATCTAACTGCTGACCTAGAAGTGTTGGAGGAGGACCACCACGAGTATGTCAAG CTTGATGGACACATTTTGGATAAGCGGTGTCACATGGTGGAATGTGATGGCGAGATGAGGATTGATAAAGTCACCACTGATGGAAAG GAGGTGACAAGGGACAGTGTTTCATATTCCATGGCTGCCCTAAGAGGTCTTATAACTGAGGGTTCCAACTTCTTGCTCATGCGTCTTATTATGTTGAGGAAGAAAGTGCCCGAGCACATGACTTTCATCTCCTTTGACCAGAAATTACGCATCAGCTGCACGACTTTT CAAGGGCTAGAACAGCAACAGATGGATATTGAGGGGGAGTCTGTGGAGGTATTCGGGATGGAGAGGATTGTTCATTCTGTGGAGGAATCCCCTACTACATGGCAGTGCTACTTTTTGTCTGATGG GCATCTTGCTAGCAGATTGCAGGTGGGATCTCCGGTTACAATGAGGTTAATGCAGCTTCCATCACATAAAGAAGAAGGTAGAAACACTATCTTAATACGATCATTCAATGGACTTTGTTTATGCATATGTGTGTTTTCACGTTTTCTCATAGCTTATGAGAAAATCCCTCTGGTTTGGGAAGAAGACATACAGATGCGTTCCAAGTTCTTGGACCGAAAG GAGGAGCTGAAGGCTGATCATGCGTCATACTTAAAAGCACACCCACAGATCCGTGCACTCATATCTGACTTCCTGCAATTTTTGCTACTCAAGAAACCAAATGATGTGTTCCAGTTTGCCAGAGAATATTTCCTCCCCTTCACCTCGAACCCAAGCCTGGATACGTCATGA
- the catip gene encoding ciliogenesis-associated TTC17-interacting protein isoform X2: MEEPHNVEAPALLPSAATKEDKHGSEMVASEEAVAFLSSIEPVELSKCVFADSLVTMSEGGRDLGRFCVSVEFAHRARQPCMLVHAQSQGAIDDSPCGTTVTAYLTADLEVLEEDHHEYVKLDGHILDKRCHMVECDGEMRIDKVTTDGKEVTRDSVSYSMAALRGLITEGSNFLLMRLIMLRKKVPEHMTFISFDQKLRISCTTFQGLEQQQMDIEGESVEVFGMERIVHSVEESPTTWQCYFLSDGHLASRLQVGSPVTMRLMQLPSHKEEAYEKIPLVWEEDIQMRSKFLDRKEELKADHASYLKAHPQIRALISDFLQFLLLKKPNDVFQFAREYFLPFTSNPSLDTS; the protein is encoded by the exons ATGGAGGAACCCCATAATGTGGAGGCTCCAGCTCTTCTTCCTTCAGCGGCGACCAAAGAAGACAAGCACGGTTCAGAAATGGTGGCCTCGGAAGAAGCTGTGGCGTTCTTGTCTAGTATTG aGCCCGtggagctgtcaaaatgtgtgtttgcgGACTCTCTGGTGACCATGTCGGAAGGGGGTCGAGACTTGGGGAGGTTCTGCGTGTCAGTGGAATTTGCCCACCGAGCCCGTCAACCATGTATGCTGGTACATGCACAAAGCCAAGGGGCCATCGACGACTCCCCATGTGGAACGACAGTGACAG CCTATCTAACTGCTGACCTAGAAGTGTTGGAGGAGGACCACCACGAGTATGTCAAG CTTGATGGACACATTTTGGATAAGCGGTGTCACATGGTGGAATGTGATGGCGAGATGAGGATTGATAAAGTCACCACTGATGGAAAG GAGGTGACAAGGGACAGTGTTTCATATTCCATGGCTGCCCTAAGAGGTCTTATAACTGAGGGTTCCAACTTCTTGCTCATGCGTCTTATTATGTTGAGGAAGAAAGTGCCCGAGCACATGACTTTCATCTCCTTTGACCAGAAATTACGCATCAGCTGCACGACTTTT CAAGGGCTAGAACAGCAACAGATGGATATTGAGGGGGAGTCTGTGGAGGTATTCGGGATGGAGAGGATTGTTCATTCTGTGGAGGAATCCCCTACTACATGGCAGTGCTACTTTTTGTCTGATGG GCATCTTGCTAGCAGATTGCAGGTGGGATCTCCGGTTACAATGAGGTTAATGCAGCTTCCATCACATAAAGAAGAAG CTTATGAGAAAATCCCTCTGGTTTGGGAAGAAGACATACAGATGCGTTCCAAGTTCTTGGACCGAAAG GAGGAGCTGAAGGCTGATCATGCGTCATACTTAAAAGCACACCCACAGATCCGTGCACTCATATCTGACTTCCTGCAATTTTTGCTACTCAAGAAACCAAATGATGTGTTCCAGTTTGCCAGAGAATATTTCCTCCCCTTCACCTCGAACCCAAGCCTGGATACGTCATGA